The following coding sequences lie in one Cercospora beticola chromosome 9, complete sequence genomic window:
- a CDS encoding uncharacterized protein (antiSMASH:Cluster_3~SMCOG1034:cytochrome P450) has protein sequence MWLHIILISSTILVWFGYKFLLDPLRGFPGPFVARFSYAWRLHFSWTSIHDFPRWPEVHEKYGTVVRIGPKRLAFASAQAVQDIYSTARNYPKSPSYSITDNVDEGEIRSTLISSLDGEWHDRFRRGIASTFSLSSVLQFEKRIDDMIDLLVRQITSRFAQAGSQESMDLPRWMHYFAFDTVGNVVYGKPFGFLETGSDVANIIENNGKITAIMTRISGLPGIDRMTVKNPVFLWLWRKGYIKLPRNPVSKFADEHTLPRMVEDHISRDTASSRRDLFDCFLAAQEKNPSAMADEDLRSLGHVLATAGSDPLAGTLAALFYYLMKDTKRYHRLQEEVDQLRLPPGCEVVPFNLAHELTYLDECIKETFRIHPAASFLMERVVPASGDTIDGKFVPGGTRVSCATWAVHRQSDIFGDNVNHFIPERWLVDQNDAASQAKIALMSKSLLHFGKGRFICLGQHLALVEIFKVVPTLLRNFSFALEHPERVWKRKHCGVINVTGVDVRVMARKV, from the coding sequence ATGTGGCTCCATATCATACTCATATCTTCCACCATTCTGGTGTGGTTCGGGTACAAATTCCTCCTTGACCCACTCCGAGGATTTCCTGGTCCATTTGTTGCGCGATTTTCGTACGCGTGGAGGCTACATTTCTCGTGGACCAGCATCCATGACTTCCCAAGATGGCCTGAGGTTCACGAGAAGTATGGCACAGTTGTGCGAATAGGACCAAAACGTCTCGCGTTCGCAAGCGCACAAGCAGTCCAAGATATTTACTCCACGGCCAGGAATTATCCCAAATCTCCGTCCTATTCTATCACGGATAATGTGGATGAAGGAGAGATCAGGAGCACGCTCATCTCAAGTCTTGATGGAGAATGGCATGATCGATTCCGGAGGGGAATCGCTTCGACATTCTCGCTGTCTTCGGTTCTGCAATTTGAGAAGAGGATTGACGATATGATCGACTTACTCGTGCGACAAATTACAAGTCGCTTTGCTCAAGCTGGTAGCCAAGAATCAATGGACCTGCCTCGGTGGATGCACTACTTCGCATTTGATACCGTCGGCAACGTCGTTTACGGGAAGCCATTCGGATTTCTGGAAACAGGCTCTGATGTCGCGAACATCATCGAGAACAACGGCAAGATCACGGCAATCATGACTAGGATCAGTGGTTTGCCCGGCATCGACCGCATGACGGTGAAAAATCCGGTCTTCCTCTGGCTTTGGCGAAAGGGATACATCAAGCTGCCTCGTAATCCCGTCTCCAAGTTTGCCGACGAGCATACACTGCCGAGAATGGTCGAAGATCATATATCGCGTGACACTGCAAGCAGTCGTCGGGATCTGTTTGACTGTTTCTTGGCCGCGCAGGAAAAGAATCCTAGCGCTATGGCCGACGAGGACTTGAGGAGTCTCGGTCACGTCCTCGCCACCGCTGGCTCTGATCCACTTGCGGGTACCTTGGCGGCATTGTTCTATTACTTGATGAAAGACACCAAACGTTATCATCGGCTGCAGGAAGAAGTGGATCAGCTTCGCCTCCCGCCAGGATGCGAAGTTGTGCCATTCAACCTGGCCCATGAGTTGACTTATCTGGACGAATGCATCAAAGAGACATTCCGTATACACCCTGCAGCCTCTTTCTTGATGGAGAGAGTCGTACCCGCTTCGGGCGATACCATCGATGGCAAGTTCGTCCCTGGAGGAACTCGCGTTAGCTGCGCTACATGGGCTGTGCATCGACAGTCAGACATCTTCGGCGACAATGTTAATCATTTCATTCCTGAAAGGTGGCTCGTTGACCAAAACGACGCGGCATCTCAAGCAAAGATTGCTCTCATGTCCAAGAGCTTACTCCATTTTGGCAAAGGCCGGTTCATTTGCCTCGGGCAGCATCTGGCACTTGTGGAGATATTTAAAGTCGTGCCGACGCTATTGAGGAATTTCTCATTTGCTTTGGAGCATCCGGAGAGAGT